The genomic window CATTGATAACAATGTATGTGAAATGTGGGGATATCAAGACTGCCCGGttggtgtttgataaaatgcccaATAGGGACAGGATTTCGTGGAATGCGATGATTGCTGGATATTTCGAGAATGGAGAGTGTTTGGAAGGACTGAGATTGTTCTGTATGATGCTTGCACTTCCTGTTGATCCGGATTTGATGACCATGACCAGTGTGATTACTGCGTGCGAGATTCTTGGTGATGAGAGGTTGGGGAGGGAGATCCATGGTTATGTCATGAGGACAGAGTTTTGGAGAGACCCTTCAGTTTATAACTCGTTAATTCAGATGTACTCATCTGTTGGGCTTATTATGGAAGCTGAAAAGGTTTTCTCAAGAACAGAACACAGAGATGTCGTGACGTGGACTGCAATGATATCAGGGTATGAGAATAGTTTTCTTCCCCATAAAGCACTTGAAACATATAAAATGATGGAATCGGAAGGCATCATGCCAGATGAAATCACCATAGCAAGTGCACTATGCGCTTGTACTTGTTTAAGCCGTTTAGATTCAGGAATATACCTTCATGAGGTGGCCAAGAAGACAGGGCTCATCTCTTACATTATAGTTGCAAACACACTCATTGACATGTATGCTAAGTGTAAATGCATTGACAAAGCTCTAGAAGTTTTCCACTCTACTCACAACAAGAATATTATATCTTGGACATCTATCATCCTTGGTCTACGGATAAACAACCGGTGTTTTGAAGCTTTATGTTTTTTCAAGGAGATGATGCTTAGACTAAAGCCGAACTCTGTAACATTAATTTCTGTCCTATCAACATGTGCTAGAATAGGAGCTTTAATGTGTGGGAAAGAGATCCATGCCCATGCATTTAGAACTGGAGTTAGCACTGATGGTTTTCTGCCGAATGCGATTTTGGACATGTATGTAAGGTGTGGAAGAATGGAATATGCTTGGAAACAATTCTTCTCAGGTGATCAGGATGTTGCAGCATGGAACATTTTCCTTACAGGATATGCTGAGCGTGGGAAAGGATCACTTGCTCTCGAACTGTTCCATCGAATGGTAGAGTCAAACATCAAGCCGGATGAAATCACATTTATCTCCATACTATGTGCTTGCAGCAGATCTGGTTTGGTGACAGAAGGCTTGGAAATTTTTGACAGCATGAAGTATAAATATTATATTACCCCTAATCTGAAACACTATGCATGCATGGTTGATTTACTGGGCCGTGCAGGTTTGTTGGAGGATGCTTATGGATTCATACAAAAAATGCCAATAAAACCAGATCCTGCAGTTTGGGGAGCTTTATTAAATGCTTGCAGGATCCATCATGATGTCAAGCTTGGGGAACTCGCTGCTGCGAATATCTTCCGAGATGACAGTAGAAGTGTTGGATATTACATTCTTCTATCTAATATGTATGCTGACAGCGAAAAATGGGAGAATGTTGCAAGAGTAAGAAAAATGATGAGAGAAAATGGGCTAGTAGTAGATCCTGGATGCAGCTGGGTGGAAGTCAAGGGAAAAGTGCATGCTTTTCTCAGTGATGATAACTACCATCCCCAAATGAAGGAGTTAAATGGAGCTTTGGACCGGTTTTACAAGAAAATGAAGGAAGCTGGTGTTGAAGGGCCAGAGAGCAATCAATTAGACATAACCAAAGCTTCGAAGGCCGATATATTTTGTGGACACAGTGAGAGACTGGCCATTGCCTTTGGACTAGTTAATTCAGCCCCCGGGACGCCTATTTGGGTGACGAAGAATCTGTATATGTGCCAAAGTTGTCATAACACTGTCAAATTCATCTCCAAGGAAGTTCGCAGAGAGATTTCGGTAAGGGATGCCGATCAGTTTCACCATTTCAAGGGAGGTATCTGCTCTTGCATGGATGAAGGTTATAGGAATTAGCCCTGATTAGCAGGAAAACTGTAATATATGTAGCACAGTATTACAAAGTTAGAATTGCATGAAATTTCAACTTTGTGATCCTGCACCAAAGTGATTAATGTGCCCTATACATAGCAATAGCAACACTATACCAAAAAAAACTAAAGGGCTGTGTTATGTTTGTTGCACATATATTATCTGCATAATATTATGCCCcatataaaaaacaaaattaaattgtaGCCTACTGTCCAATGAGTAATACAAATACAATCATGGTATTTTAGTTACCATTTTTCAATAATCTGCTATTTGATTCCTACATAAGCAATTGTTCTGCTTTTAAAcctgtttaatttgattttggtATTGTTGCTTAGCATgattaactgttggattgtttaGCTTCTGtctattccatattttctttctgTGCT from Arachis ipaensis cultivar K30076 chromosome B09, Araip1.1, whole genome shotgun sequence includes these protein-coding regions:
- the LOC107619519 gene encoding pentatricopeptide repeat-containing protein At1g15510, chloroplastic isoform X1; amino-acid sequence: MASFPNSSKFHPQRDPPTLPTSNSTKLKTFTFSHHNFHTRKFKRAKKPILVSNSNSITTTTRSTINNNNNPSYEICQLCLVGNLENAMSYVDLQVPIDEEAYVALLRLCESKRARKEGSKVYAHVSNSSLMMTLLSLKLGNALLSMFVRFGNLVDAWHVFGKMDERNVFSWNVLVGGYAKAGFFDEALDLYHRMLWGGMRPDIYTFPCVLRTCGGIPDLVRGKEVHGHVMRFGFESDVDVVNALITMYVKCGDIKTARLVFDKMPNRDRISWNAMIAGYFENGECLEGLRLFCMMLALPVDPDLMTMTSVITACEILGDERLGREIHGYVMRTEFWRDPSVYNSLIQMYSSVGLIMEAEKVFSRTEHRDVVTWTAMISGYENSFLPHKALETYKMMESEGIMPDEITIASALCACTCLSRLDSGIYLHEVAKKTGLISYIIVANTLIDMYAKCKCIDKALEVFHSTHNKNIISWTSIILGLRINNRCFEALCFFKEMMLRLKPNSVTLISVLSTCARIGALMCGKEIHAHAFRTGVSTDGFLPNAILDMYVRCGRMEYAWKQFFSGDQDVAAWNIFLTGYAERGKGSLALELFHRMVESNIKPDEITFISILCACSRSGLVTEGLEIFDSMKYKYYITPNLKHYACMVDLLGRAGLLEDAYGFIQKMPIKPDPAVWGALLNACRIHHDVKLGELAAANIFRDDSRSVGYYILLSNMYADSEKWENVARVRKMMRENGLVVDPGCSWVEVKGKVHAFLSDDNYHPQMKELNGALDRFYKKMKEAGVEGPESNQLDITKASKADIFCGHSERLAIAFGLVNSAPGTPIWVTKNLYMCQSCHNTVKFISKEVRREISVRDADQFHHFKGGICSCMDEGYRN
- the LOC107619519 gene encoding pentatricopeptide repeat-containing protein At1g15510, chloroplastic isoform X2 — translated: MASFPNSSKFHPQRDPPTLPTSNSTKLKTFTFSHHNFHTRKFKRAKKPILVSNSNSITTTTRSTINNNNNPSYEICQLCLVGNLENAMSYVDLQVPIDEEAYVALLRLCESKRARKEGSKVYAHVSNSSLMMTLLSLKLGNALLSMFVRFGNLVDAWHVFGKMDERNVFSWNVLVGGYAKAGFFDEALDLYHRMLWGGMRPDIYTFPCVLRTCGGIPDLVRGKEVHGHVMRFGFESDVDVVNALITMYVKCGDIKTARLVFDKMPNRDRISWNAMIAGYFENGECLEGLRLFCMMLALPVDPDLMTMTSVITACEILGDERLGREIHGYVMRTEFWRDPSVYNSLIQMYSSVGLIMEAEKVFSRTEHRDVVTWTAMISGCGRMEYAWKQFFSGDQDVAAWNIFLTGYAERGKGSLALELFHRMVESNIKPDEITFISILCACSRSGLVTEGLEIFDSMKYKYYITPNLKHYACMVDLLGRAGLLEDAYGFIQKMPIKPDPAVWGALLNACRIHHDVKLGELAAANIFRDDSRSVGYYILLSNMYADSEKWENVARVRKMMRENGLVVDPGCSWVEVKGKVHAFLSDDNYHPQMKELNGALDRFYKKMKEAGVEGPESNQLDITKASKADIFCGHSERLAIAFGLVNSAPGTPIWVTKNLYMCQSCHNTVKFISKEVRREISVRDADQFHHFKGGICSCMDEGYRN